GTTACCAGAAGAATCCCCTGGATGGAAATTCTCCCTAACCCAGGTTACTGTCCTCCATTAAATGCACAACGTGATCTATAATAGCAGGGACCAAATGTAACTCTATTTTTAAATGTAGCAGATGTACCATACTGAGACgtcaaaaaaaaaatatttttttgtttgaatGGAAATCATGGCTGAAACCAATTCTGTTTAAATTTGTTTTAAAGTTAGAAGGAACGGTGAATTTCAGAGTTCCTGCACTCTGCGATATATGTGGAATGAACATTGGCTTTTTAGCAAAATGgtaattctttgccactggaCTTTATTATGAAACTTTATTACAATACATCATTTAATAATTCGTTGCTTCAAATTACATTATCTTTATAAAACCAGGTAATGTTAAGGCATGAAAAATTAAGTAACTCAAGATCAGATTTGGTACATTAAGATTTACTGTACCATCCTTTAACAAAACAAAATCCTACTTCTAAAAAAATATCACCAAGTACTCTGAAAGCTTGGAGGAAGAAAAAACCCCATAATTGTCTGTTGTCCAAAATATACCTCAAATCGGTTCAATAGTTACTTTGGAGTGACTTGGATTTCatgcctgtttttttttaaaacagttttCCAATTAAAAGTAGACAAATAACTTTGGTCATAAAACAAATCCATTTGAATAGGGGTACAGAAAAAATACAATATTGGAAGTATCTACATTACACTGGAATAATTAGCAAGTGCTTGTAATGGGTCAGTAAGAGACTGTACTGTGATTACATGACATTTGTTTTTGAAGAGTTCGATTGCCTCTTTGGTAAGTGCAGGATCTCTGAAGAATAGGTTCTCACTTACGTTCAGTTCTTTCAGCTTTAGCCGGCCAGACCGTTCCAAGTCAGCTTTCGTAAGGAACATTGCAAACTCAAGTAGTCCATCCCCACGAATACAATTAGCACTTAAAACAAAATTATATGCTATGAAATCTGATTTAAATTAAGATAGTACATTAAGTTGTTCATTACAACTGCAATGTATAAAACTGATGCATTGGTAATATTAAACATATTCACGTCAAACAAATTTGCATTTTTTTTCAATGTTATCTATTAGTTGCACTGTAACCATCTTATGATTTTTGCTGATTTTACAACTGTATTGCTACAGTGATGTATTGGATGTCTTCGTATGCCAAAAGGAGGATTTAATCCCCTTGGCCTAGTGAGGTGTATCCCTGGTGAATATGGGAGGCAGAGAGGTGATTGCTGGATCCCTGGCAGATTTTTAAATCTTTGCTGGCCACAGGTTAGGTGTAGAACAACTGGAGGACAGTAAATACGatacctttatttaagaagggcagcaaggagaAGCCAGGTAATTACAGGCTAGTTAATCTAACAATAACAGTAGACAAGTTATTGGATAAAACGAGGGATAGGATTAATATATTCTTGGCAAGTCATGGATTGATCAGAGACATTCAGCATTGGTGAAAAAGCCTATCTGAGCAGTTTTAGTCATAATATGTTCAGTTAATGTAGTCTACAAGGACTTCAATGAAGGCTCATCCAGAGGGTTGAAGATTAAGGGCAAATTGGATATAAAATTATTTTAgtcagtagagagagagagagaagggtggagggaCACTTTTGTGGTTCAAAGCCTGGTAGAccacaaggatctgtgctggaaTCCTTTCCcttatatacattaatgaattcTGTGTGAATGTAAGTGGTATGATTAAaaatgcagatgacattaaaattgGTGCAATATTGATGAGAAGGATAGTCTGGGCCACGGAGAAATATTGATCAGCTGGAAAATTGAACaaagcaatggcagatggaatataatcctAATTAAGAACAACGCAGGGCCCTAGGGTGTAGAGGATCAGAGGTACCTTAGTGTGTTAGTCTAGAGATCCCTAAAGATGGCAGCAGAGGCAAAATGATGCCTAATGCAAACATTCATTAGCCAAGGCATAGAATACAagaaaataaaaaatgtaaactGCAGGTgaagaaaatctgaaataaagacaaatGTTAAAAAAGAAATGGGACTGGCGGCATCAATGAGAAGAGAAACCTAACATTTCAAGTCCAGAATATTTCATTATCTGGGAAAGAGAAGACAAGCGAGATCTAATAATGACCTGATATTCCTTTCTTCCACCCATCCACTTTCCTTACCTTTGCTACCTGAACTAACATGCTTTCTTGTGGAACCAAGGAAGTACAGATGGAGGtttaacaaaaggacacaaaatggtggagtaactcagcgggtcagtcagcatgtctggagaacatggatagatgatgctgcaagtcaggatccttcttcagactgaagaagcgtcccaacctgaaatgtcacatttccatgccatctagagatgctgcctgacccattgagttactccagcattgatgTTTTCTTTccaagttctgatgaaggatcacaGACCCAAAATGTTAAGTTTATTTTATCACATATGTCGCctcacctgttgagtgtttccaacattttctgtttttatcataGTGCAAGAGGGCAGGTGTAATGACACAACCTTAAAATGTCAGTATGGTGCACAACTGGAATATGTCATGCAGTTCTGATTGGCACACTACAAGGTGGATGTAATTGCTTTGGAGagcatgcagaggagatttgaCAAGACATTGCTTGGATTGAAATGTTTTATTTGAGGGGTGTGTGCATAGGGCATGTTTGTTTTCCTTTGAACAGAGGGAAAATAGGTATGCTACAGAGGGTACTGATAGCATGAATAGTAGGAATATTTTCATCATTACAGAAGCAACtataaccagagggcacagccttatgGCAAGGTGCAAAATGTTTATGGGAATCTAAAGGTAGAATTTCTTTCTGAGAGGGAGGTTGCTAGTTTGAACACACAACTTGAGGCTGGTACTCAATTGTATTTTATCATGATACACcaaaatagaacaattaaattctcactTCCAGCAGCACAATACAGTTGcaaacacaatactcaatagataatataaacatttttaaaaagttcaataatttaaaaaaaccaatATATAACCCCAAAAAGTAAAATAAAGCcttaagtccctagtgcaaccaaggcagttcatagtgttcaatagcccaATGGTCGTTGGGGCAGCACAGCATTAAAAAAAGTCCAGTCAAGCACTTGAATTTcgcaggaactgctccagtacatcgaacaAGCGGGCTCACCAGACTTTGGATTTTGAATAATGGtggcgcctgcatgtgtaatatatacaAAAAGAgttgcacgtgacaaataaagcactattgaactagTAATTGTCAATCTGGGGAAGCTGGATCTggaatgaaatttaaaaaatgattaccTCACATTCAGGCAGGATATACAAGACAAAGAATCCTCAGTAAAGAGCTTTGCAAGCGACACCAGACCTTTGTTTCCTAATTACAAAAAGAATATGTTATACATTTAAGAATTGTTTCAACTTGTGCCCTTTAGATGATACATTTCTACATTGACGCAAGATATATATAGACTCGGAGAATAGGGAAAATATTGATAAAACGAGGTTATCCCACCAAAAAGTAAACAAAGCTCAATTGCATTTATTGATAGTTAAACATCTCAGTCATTGGGTTGGGAAGGTCTGAGCACTCCACTTCTGGAATGTAAAACCGTTTTCCCCAATAGCCGCCAGAGTAAAATAATGTACCAACCCAATCGATTTGCAGGCAGTGACAAGGATTTGAGGGACTGATTTTGTTTTAGAGCAGTGACAATTTCAGACACTGTTTCTATGTGGTTTTCAAACAGATGGCAGTTATCCAAAGTTAAACCTGTGAACAAGAAAATGAAAGATGTTTAGCTTTAGGCTTATCTTGAGGAATCATATTGCTTTGCAATTCTTGAAATAATTCATATATAAAGGAAAAAGACTTGCACCAATGTGCACCTATCATAATCTCAAGGTATCCCAAACTTTTAAAAGAGAGTATGCAGATAGAAAGGATGGGTTTGGAGAGGTATGGGGTCAAATTGAGGCAAGTGGAACAAGCCCAAAGTGCCAACTTGCTCGGCATGGACATGGATTTGAAATGCCTTACAGGCAGAGAATTTTTTTGAAATATGGGTCaaagtagaacatacaaactacacagacagcacctgaggtcaggatcgaacctaggtctctggtgatgtgacgcagcagctttaccagttgCACCACCCTTATTCAGTATTCATAATTTCAGATTAGCATGACACTATTCTAAAATGTGTTCACTCGTTACTGATGCTAACATATTCTTTACACGATAAAAATGATACACCATTTTTAGTGAGGAATGTCAATACTATATCATTGCTTTTTCTCACCTTTGAGAGGTGCACTGCGCAGAAGATCTAGAACTTCCTTAAAGCAAACGGCAAGGTTAACATCTTGTATGGTGATCCATTCTAATGAAGGGAGAGAGACTAGGACCAAAATTATACATTATTAGGTTATATTGCTTTACAAATGAAGACAACATTTGACATGGGGTTTTACACTCACAGATCAGCAGAACTGCTCTTTTTGAATGTTTCTGGCAATAAAACAAGAACATACAGTGAGAACCTGGAAATCTGTTTGAGTTTCAAACAATTGATCATACCAGGTACGAGGAGTGTGAGATTAGCAAACTACACGTTCACACGTTTCAATGTCAATGTATAAACAGGGTTACATGCTGTAAAAGAGACTGATTGCTCCAGATAATGTTCTTTTATTTTCTCGGGGACAAATCGCAAATTTGTGATTGTGGTTCAGAcacaagagtcttgacccaaaccatcatctatgccgcctgacctgatgagttactccagcattgtgtgttctaAGCGAATGAGTAATGTTTATTTCACAGTGAGATATACACATTCACTACATGCcgacaataaaatattcttaaAAACACGTTTGACAAACTTCAAAGTATATTACCACGCACATGTAGCTGCATGCAGCAATTTGCCAAGTTCCTCAGGTGGATTAAATGATGCCTTGTGCAGATGTAGGCATTTAAGGACTTTCAATTCCTTTAAAACAGTCAGCAGCATGTCAACCTGTAGCGGCATGTTTGTACAACTCAGACTCAAATTCTCCAGGCAACTACCTGCAGTAACAGAAATTAACAATTAGAAAACATGTCAAAGAGAACATCCAAATCATTGTCTTTCTAATTAGAAGTTAAAGAATTGTTTGATAATGCTCATGGTCCAGTTAACTGAAGTTCTATCACCATTAAAGGAAAcgattattaaaaaaattaggaGCTGGAATTGTTCAGTGCATAAGCGTGCTCCATTTTTCCATGACTGATCTAACCATGACCTGAACTCTACATTTCCACCTTCCTGAAGTATCATTTCCTCCTTTGCTTATCATGAATCTtcttatcactgccttaaaaatattcaaaaccCTGTTTCAACCGCCCTTTGATAAAACATTTCAAAGACTCATCACCCTGAAAGATAAAACATTActacatttgttttaaatggGAACCACTTCATTTTTCATATAGTCCTCTATTTCTAGATTCTCTCATAAGAGGAAAATCCTCCCTATATCTACTATTAAAGGATCAATTTAGGATTTGAGTGTTTCAATCAAGTCATCATTAACTCTTCTAAACTTCAGAGGGTATAAGCCAAATCTTATTAGTCTTTCTTCAAAATACAACCAGTCCATTCCAGGTCtgttaatctcttctgccttcATCCAATAGAGAGTTTTTTCTCCTTTTCTCCTCTGTAATTGATTACCACCGTATTCTAAATTAATCAAGAGATcaatttccttcccagttgacacTGTTGCTATGTTAGGCAATCTTCTGAACCCCAAATATAATTTCACATGGAGCTTTTGGGACAAACGGAAAGATCATTGTTTTCTACCAACCATTCTGATAACAATATGAAGTAAATGAATACAATGGAAATTTATTACCAACCTCTTATTTCTGGAGTACCCGTCAACAACTTGTTTTCTAATGATTCACTTTGGATTTCCAGCAGGAATCCCAAATGGAATGTTTGAAGGCGAGGGAAGATGCCAATTATGATTTTAATAAGTTTTACCAGGGGAAGGTGTAAGATATCATCTTTTAATACTAGAGTGGAAAGACAACTGCTGCGACAAGAAAGTACGTAGAGCCCCTTAAGGACCAGAAAAATGGCAGGACCCAGGCCTAGAAGAAAAGGAAACAACAAAATGTAGCTATGGAATCCTTTTAAGAGCTTGTAGTATGTATATAAACATAAATGTTATTCtaacatttttttgtaaacctgtgaCTGAATCAACCCCAATCTGTCATAAGCTTACAAGGTTGATTGAGGCCTCCTTACAGATTAATTACTTGACTCATTAGAGGAATGGAGAAGAACAAAAATGTTGATGTCCATTCCTCAAATATACACTAGGTTTATTAAAACAGCAACATTACTTGATGAGATTACATGAAAATAAATATTGCTCTAAATTAAAGtgaaaaatagacacaatgtTCAAACACTAATTTGATAGCATTTCTAACGAGAGAATAAGTACATAAGCACATGGCAAAACAAATGCTTTTTGTTGGTGAAACTTTCAGTGGTGTTCAAAACTTTAACTAAATACCTGATATTTCTGGAAGCAAGGGTTAGGGACAGaaggtgattaaaaaaaaagtcttTGGTGTAGTGAATATTGCACTTACAAACCAAAAATTAAAACTTTTATTGGTTTTCTCAGATGCATCATGCACCTAAATAAAGATGCTTAATCAGGTTCAAGTTTTCTGCTTCTCCCATCTGAAACGTAGGATTAACTGCAGTTCCAAATCATGTAATGTTTTTATTTCTTAATAAATCTTGCAAACTAACCATTGTACTCCAAGACCAGTTTCTGGAGGGAAACCCACGAACTGAGCAACTTGGATAGCATCACGGCAGATTTGTAGGACAATGCGACTGACGTAATTTCCAGCACCGACACACTCCTCACATACAGTTCAGGACAAGAAGAAAACGTTGTGTCAGCTTGCTCTTTCCCAGTAAGAGCATCGTCACTCAGTTCTTCTAATAGGCTATCATTGTTTTCATCAGTATCTGATGTATTTTGAACAGATTTTGTTTTACCTTTACCAATCATAAATATATAGTCGTAGATGTCCCCTTGTTTCTCAATCTCTTCAGATAACCTTTGATTTGTCTTTGATTTTTCTTCTGACTTGAAGTTACACACATCAGTGAGTCGTGGCTTCTTACACATTCTATTATTTGCATAGCATGGAGTCAAATCTTCTGATGAACAAGTGCTTGGATGGCAAACATACGATTCATCTAAAGTTCTGCTGTCTGCATTTGTTCCAAATTCACCAAACGCCATACTTGGAGATCCTAGCTCTTCTGAAAAGGCAACTTCTTCCACAATAGCAGAGTTGTGCTTCTGAAAACCATTTGCACATTTATGAGACAGCAGCTTTTCTGAAGTCCTTGTGGCAGCGTGGGGAGACCGTGGCTCTGTAAAGGTCCTGCTGCTAGCTTCATGGGAATAGCTTGCTGTTTCTTCAGAACTGTGATGTTGTTCAGAATACTCCATTTCTTTCATAACCCTGCCAGGTGCAGAATACAACTGCCCATTAATAATCTGCTGTTTGCTACAACAATTGCTTTCACAAGTCTTGTTGGAAAGATAAGTTGGTTCAAACAGATCATGGCTTGAATAAGAATGCGGTTCTGCCGAAACTCTGCCATTGCCTTCCGAAAAAAGCTTCACATCAAAAACAACACTGCGTGCATCACGACTTCTCAATGGATTCTGCATCCTGAGACAGGATTTGCACTTTTTTGGACGAATCTTACGTGTATTACAATTACTAGGCTCAGATACTATTCCAACTTCTCCACACGATATTTCTTCACAGGTTGCATGATATGTGCTGGGAGATATCAGATCATCAGAAG
The sequence above is a segment of the Rhinoraja longicauda isolate Sanriku21f chromosome 11, sRhiLon1.1, whole genome shotgun sequence genome. Coding sequences within it:
- the lrrc41 gene encoding leucine-rich repeat-containing protein 41; translated protein: MMGSSGSGEMSCEVLSLFTFCARTISENVSRLEQGICDLPAVVFQELLQFLNIYDLERIEEVAVRKGISTQAFWHQIWKDVMGTNPKAKTEPINWRQKFLQTFFHGVLWGTLDILSDRQLNNSRSSALILASRHVSKLVIRNKLQGVQELADNPTICSRLTSTVHKLVFQHLRSVDQTLQDSLLTLLHGLIHHGVVKEVALSHWNEPHPELLALLLRTSAGLRHVRKKESQCKECCNEDRLKMNIKARVPTVQKNILDCCQQEADRRFTTADDNAAKKVKSATIGMTSDDLISPSTYHATCEEISCGEVGIVSEPSNCNTRKIRPKKCKSCLRMQNPLRSRDARSVVFDVKLFSEGNGRVSAEPHSYSSHDLFEPTYLSNKTCESNCCSKQQIINGQLYSAPGRVMKEMEYSEQHHSSEETASYSHEASSRTFTEPRSPHAATRTSEKLLSHKCANGFQKHNSAIVEEVAFSEELGSPSMAFGEFGTNADSRTLDESYVCHPSTCSSEDLTPCYANNRMCKKPRLTDVCNFKSEEKSKTNQRLSEEIEKQGDIYDYIFMIGKGKTKSVQNTSDTDENNDSLLEELSDDALTGKEQADTTFSSCPELYVRSVSVLEITSVALSYKSAVMLSKLLSSWVSLQKLVLEYNGLGPAIFLVLKGLYVLSCRSSCLSTLVLKDDILHLPLVKLIKIIIGIFPRLQTFHLGFLLEIQSESLENKLLTGTPEIRGSCLENLSLSCTNMPLQVDMLLTVLKELKVLKCLHLHKASFNPPEELGKLLHAATFSLPSLEWITIQDVNLAVCFKEVLDLLRSAPLKGLTLDNCHLFENHIETVSEIVTALKQNQSLKSLSLPANRLGNKGLVSLAKLFTEDSLSCISCLNVSANCIRGDGLLEFAMFLTKADLERSGRLKLKELNVSENLFFRDPALTKEAIELFKNKCHVITVQSLTDPLQALANYSSVM